A segment of the Streptomyces sp. NBC_00376 genome:
GGACGACCTCGTTCGCGAGCTGTCCCGTGCCCTCGCGGATCCCGATCCGCAGGTCCGGGACGGCGCGCCCTACACCGTCCTTGCGACCTGGATCGCCCGCGGGACGATCGCGGCGTCCCGGCGGCTGGAGCTGGGGGACGAGATGGCCAGCCGGTTCACCGACCCGCGGGTCGAGGCCCGCACCTTCGCGCCGCTCGTGCTCGACATGCTGGTGGAAGCGGGGGACTTCAAGCCCGGCTGGGTGGACGCGTTCGAGCGCTGGTACCCGGTGGAGCGGGATCTACGCGGCCACGACGAGACGCTCGGCTGGCTGCACGCGGTGGCGCACGGCGCGGACCTGCTCGCCGGCTTCGGCTGCCATCCCCGGGTGGCGCCGGTGCGGATGCTGGACCTTGCCGCCGCTCGGCTGACGGCGCCCACCGATCACGTCTACGACCAGTTGGAGGACGACCGCCTGGCACGCGCGATCGCCCGGGTCCTCACCCGCACGGACCTGAGTGAACGCGACGCCGTCCGCTGGCTGGATCCGATTGCCAACCGTTTCGGGGCCGCCCGGATCAGCACGCCGGTGCCCGCTCACCTCAGCAACTGCCTGCGCACCCTGCGCCTGCTCTACATACTCGCCGACCGAGGCGTACGCCCCGTCGACGAACTGCCCGCGCAACCCCTCCACCACCGCGACGCGGTCAAGTCCGCACTCGCCGCCGCCCTCGACCGGATCGTCAGACGCTGACCGACCACACCCGGCCCGGCGTCCGGGCGGACCGGTGCGCACACCCGCGCCAGGCGGATCGAAGGCCTGCACGCCGGACACCGGGCCGGTACGGTCTGGCCGGGCGTGGTGCTCGTCGTTGACCAGGTGATCGGTCAGATCG
Coding sequences within it:
- a CDS encoding DUF2785 domain-containing protein, yielding MTDWKSVEAADCAVPDDRPMDDLVRELSRALADPDPQVRDGAPYTVLATWIARGTIAASRRLELGDEMASRFTDPRVEARTFAPLVLDMLVEAGDFKPGWVDAFERWYPVERDLRGHDETLGWLHAVAHGADLLAGFGCHPRVAPVRMLDLAAARLTAPTDHVYDQLEDDRLARAIARVLTRTDLSERDAVRWLDPIANRFGAARISTPVPAHLSNCLRTLRLLYILADRGVRPVDELPAQPLHHRDAVKSALAAALDRIVRR